In Pirellulales bacterium, the following proteins share a genomic window:
- a CDS encoding S46 family peptidase — MSLQLSTLYGDEGMWLFSNPPKKLLKEKYNFEPSEEWLKNVQQAAVRFNSGGSGAFVSPEGLVITNHHVGADALQKLSTPDRDLVAKGFYAKTRDDEIKCVDLELNVLVSTEDVTKRVNAAVKSDMNAADAEKARRGAMNTIEKESLDATGLRSDVITLYHGGEYHLYRYKKYTDVRLVFAPEQAIAFFGGDPDNFEYPRYDLDICFFHVYEDGKPVKVEHYLPWSKSGAGDDELVFVAGNPGHTDRLDTVRHLEFLRDRNYPSSLRTIFRREVMLTAYSERSLENARRAKDELFDYQNTRKARIGGLAGLQDPEIMQRKEEDEKALRAAVSKDPNLKDDIGAWDDVSKAIDQWEKIYVDWALLENGNAFNSELFEIARTLVRMADEDKKDNAERLREYRQSNRESLEQELFSEAPIYDDLETVKLADSLSMFMEQAGAENEWVRKTLQGKSPQARADELVRGTRLKDVAFRKELAAGGRTAIDGSNDPMILLARLVDPPARDVRKTYEEKVDEPMKQAYAKIAKATFAVKGTDSYPDATFTLRLAFGQVKGYKQDGKVIPPWTTIGGAFQHADEHGSKPPFELPSTWLQPPQALNMDTPFNFVSTADIIGGNSGSPVINRAGEYVGIIFDGNIQSLVLDFTYTDVQARAVSVHSSAILEALRKVYQANSLADEIERGRQSK; from the coding sequence ATGTCGCTTCAATTATCAACACTGTACGGCGACGAGGGGATGTGGTTGTTCAGCAATCCGCCCAAAAAGCTGCTTAAGGAAAAGTACAACTTCGAGCCCAGCGAGGAATGGCTGAAAAACGTACAGCAGGCGGCGGTGCGGTTCAATAGCGGCGGCAGCGGAGCGTTTGTTTCGCCCGAAGGGTTGGTCATCACCAATCATCACGTCGGGGCGGATGCGTTGCAAAAGCTAAGCACTCCGGACCGGGATTTGGTAGCCAAAGGCTTTTACGCCAAAACCCGTGATGACGAAATCAAGTGCGTCGATTTGGAATTGAACGTGTTGGTCAGCACGGAAGATGTCACCAAGCGTGTGAATGCGGCCGTGAAGTCCGACATGAACGCCGCTGATGCCGAGAAAGCCCGGCGCGGTGCGATGAACACCATCGAAAAAGAATCGCTCGATGCCACGGGTTTACGCAGCGATGTCATTACGCTATACCACGGCGGTGAATATCACTTATATCGCTACAAAAAATATACCGACGTGCGGTTGGTGTTTGCGCCGGAGCAAGCCATCGCCTTTTTTGGCGGCGACCCAGATAACTTTGAGTATCCGCGCTATGACTTGGATATTTGCTTCTTCCACGTGTACGAAGACGGCAAGCCTGTCAAGGTGGAGCATTACTTGCCGTGGAGCAAATCGGGCGCAGGCGACGATGAGCTGGTGTTCGTTGCCGGTAATCCCGGACATACCGACCGGCTCGACACCGTGCGGCACTTGGAGTTTTTGCGCGACAGGAATTATCCTTCTTCGCTGCGCACGATTTTCCGCCGGGAAGTCATGCTTACGGCTTACAGCGAGCGGAGCCTGGAAAATGCCCGCCGGGCCAAGGACGAGTTATTCGATTATCAAAACACTCGCAAAGCGCGCATCGGCGGGCTGGCGGGGCTGCAAGACCCGGAAATCATGCAGCGTAAGGAAGAAGATGAAAAAGCCCTGCGCGCGGCCGTGTCGAAAGATCCAAATCTGAAAGACGACATCGGCGCCTGGGACGATGTTTCCAAAGCCATCGATCAGTGGGAAAAAATCTACGTCGATTGGGCGCTATTGGAAAACGGAAATGCATTCAATAGCGAACTGTTTGAAATCGCACGCACGCTGGTCCGCATGGCCGATGAAGACAAGAAAGACAATGCCGAGCGGTTACGCGAATATCGGCAATCGAACCGCGAATCTCTGGAACAGGAACTGTTTTCCGAAGCGCCCATTTACGACGATCTGGAAACCGTGAAGCTGGCCGATTCGCTCAGTATGTTCATGGAACAGGCCGGCGCGGAGAACGAATGGGTACGGAAAACGTTGCAAGGCAAATCGCCGCAAGCCCGGGCCGACGAACTGGTGCGCGGCACACGTTTGAAAGACGTGGCGTTTCGCAAGGAGTTGGCCGCCGGCGGTCGCACGGCCATCGACGGATCCAACGATCCAATGATTTTGTTAGCCCGGTTGGTTGACCCGCCTGCGCGCGACGTGCGGAAAACATACGAAGAAAAAGTCGACGAACCGATGAAGCAAGCTTACGCTAAAATCGCCAAAGCGACATTTGCCGTGAAGGGCACCGACTCGTATCCCGATGCCACGTTTACACTACGGTTAGCCTTCGGGCAAGTGAAAGGTTACAAGCAGGACGGCAAAGTAATTCCGCCGTGGACCACGATTGGCGGCGCGTTTCAACATGCCGACGAACACGGCTCGAAGCCGCCGTTTGAATTACCCTCGACATGGCTGCAACCGCCGCAGGCCCTGAACATGGACACGCCGTTCAACTTCGTCAGCACGGCTGACATTATTGGCGGCAATAGCGGCAGTCCGGTGATTAATCGAGCGGGCGAATACGTGGGAATTATCTTCGACGGCAACATTCAATCGCTGGTACTCGACTTCACTTATACCGATGTGCAGGCTCGAGCCGTGAGCGTTCATTCCAGTGCCATTTTGGAAGCGCTGCGGAAGGTGTACCAGGCGAATTCGCTGGCCGACGAAATCGAACGGGGCCGGCAATCCAAGTAA
- a CDS encoding oligopeptide transporter, OPT family: MAAPEQPPLRRRPDEQRPQQTRSNSAADSNGVKPYVSDDARLPEFTWTAVLLGAVLGIIFGASSLYLVLKVGMTVSASIPVAVLSITLFRGLAKAFRLRPATILENNIVQTTGSAGESIAFGVGVTMPALMLLGFDMSIGRVMVVSILGGLLGILMMIPLRRAFIVRMHRELKYPEGTACAEVLISGDQGGSSGRLVFVGFFLAFVQKFLTEGMGVLRETVSVSLKDRFNRVAALTTDLAPELLGVGYIIGMKTASVMMAGAVIGNLVIVPAIAMFGDAVPGLISPGTQRISQMDISDIQVNYLRYIGAGCVTAAGIISMFRTMPMIVRSAMAGIRGLGGSQSGGGRKKRTERDMSLITVVVGSLVLLVVLAGILMTEVKPWTAILGAALVLAFGFLFVTVSSRLTGEIGSSSNPISGMTVATLALTCLIFASLGMRSPTEAVLALSIAAVVCIAASNGGTTSQDLKTGYLIGGTPYWQQWAIVIGSLTSALVIGVTLLLLNEQGTVYSTRNLPQVVLSQQTYDALTTHATFDNKDYRVWWPRAGEYPNVLPGKYYVDEYHRPVVYVDPAITGRLTKRDNGEDVKFKFPAPKTQVMGIIINGVLGGTLNWGLVLIGVMLAVGIELCGESSLAFAVGVYIPMQYTSPIFMGGMLAWFTGSWRNRGKTKASTDEAMALAEAETGAGTLLSSGYIAGGTLAGVTAAFLEFSTWLKNKLDFEKPLAGTFANSNWFPVTIFGVLIVILAIVGMRRADNGKN, encoded by the coding sequence ATGGCAGCACCAGAACAGCCTCCCCTCCGACGCCGGCCAGACGAGCAGCGGCCGCAGCAAACGCGGAGTAATAGCGCTGCCGATTCCAACGGGGTAAAACCCTACGTTTCCGATGACGCCCGCCTGCCGGAGTTCACTTGGACGGCGGTGCTGCTGGGAGCGGTGCTGGGCATTATTTTCGGCGCCTCGTCGCTGTATTTGGTGCTGAAGGTGGGCATGACGGTATCGGCTTCCATCCCCGTGGCGGTGCTATCGATCACACTGTTTCGGGGTCTGGCCAAGGCATTTCGTTTGCGGCCGGCGACCATTTTGGAAAACAACATCGTTCAGACGACGGGGTCGGCGGGGGAATCGATCGCTTTTGGCGTCGGCGTGACGATGCCGGCGCTGATGCTGTTAGGCTTCGACATGAGCATCGGCCGGGTCATGGTTGTTTCGATTCTCGGCGGGCTGCTGGGCATCTTAATGATGATTCCGCTGCGGCGGGCCTTCATCGTGCGCATGCACAGGGAGCTGAAATATCCAGAAGGCACCGCATGTGCAGAAGTATTGATTTCGGGCGATCAAGGCGGGTCCAGCGGCCGGTTGGTGTTCGTGGGATTCTTTCTTGCGTTTGTGCAGAAGTTTTTGACCGAAGGAATGGGAGTGCTGCGAGAAACGGTCAGTGTGAGTTTGAAAGATCGCTTTAATCGAGTGGCCGCTCTGACCACTGATTTGGCTCCCGAGCTGCTAGGCGTGGGTTACATCATTGGGATGAAAACCGCCTCGGTGATGATGGCGGGCGCGGTGATTGGCAATTTGGTCATCGTGCCGGCGATCGCCATGTTCGGCGACGCGGTACCGGGTTTAATTTCTCCCGGGACGCAGCGGATTTCGCAGATGGATATTAGCGATATTCAAGTGAACTATTTGCGCTACATCGGCGCGGGCTGCGTGACGGCGGCGGGCATTATCAGCATGTTCCGCACCATGCCCATGATTGTGCGTTCCGCCATGGCGGGCATTCGCGGCCTGGGAGGCTCACAAAGCGGCGGGGGACGAAAGAAACGCACCGAGCGAGACATGTCGCTCATTACCGTGGTTGTGGGAAGCCTGGTGCTGTTGGTTGTGCTGGCTGGCATTCTGATGACTGAGGTGAAGCCGTGGACCGCAATTTTGGGAGCGGCATTAGTGCTGGCGTTTGGTTTTTTGTTTGTGACCGTATCGTCGCGGCTAACAGGCGAAATTGGCTCGTCATCGAATCCAATTTCGGGCATGACGGTGGCCACCTTGGCGCTAACGTGCTTGATTTTTGCCTCGTTGGGAATGCGCTCGCCCACGGAGGCCGTGCTGGCGCTTTCCATCGCCGCCGTCGTTTGTATCGCGGCCTCCAATGGCGGCACGACCTCACAAGATTTGAAAACCGGCTATCTGATCGGCGGCACTCCCTATTGGCAGCAATGGGCCATCGTAATTGGATCGTTAACGTCGGCCTTAGTAATTGGCGTCACGTTGCTGCTGTTGAACGAGCAGGGCACCGTATATAGCACCAGAAATTTGCCGCAGGTGGTGCTGTCGCAACAAACGTATGACGCGCTGACCACTCATGCCACGTTCGACAATAAAGACTACCGGGTGTGGTGGCCCAGGGCTGGTGAATATCCGAATGTTCTGCCCGGCAAATATTATGTGGACGAGTACCACCGTCCGGTGGTGTATGTCGATCCGGCAATTACAGGCCGGTTGACAAAGCGAGACAATGGCGAGGACGTGAAGTTCAAATTCCCCGCCCCCAAAACGCAAGTGATGGGCATTATTATCAACGGCGTGTTGGGCGGAACGCTGAATTGGGGCTTGGTGCTCATCGGCGTGATGTTGGCTGTGGGAATCGAATTGTGCGGCGAGTCATCGCTGGCATTTGCCGTGGGCGTGTACATTCCGATGCAATATACATCACCTATATTTATGGGGGGGATGCTGGCTTGGTTCACCGGAAGTTGGCGCAATCGGGGTAAAACCAAGGCTTCCACAGACGAAGCTATGGCGCTTGCGGAAGCCGAAACCGGGGCTGGAACATTGCTTTCCAGCGGTTATATCGCCGGAGGCACATTGGCCGGAGTAACGGCGGCATTCCTGGAGTTCTCCACATGGCTCAAGAACAAACTAGACTTTGAAAAGCCCCTGGCCGGAACTTTTGCAAATTCCAATTGGTTCCCTGTCACGATTTTTGGGGTATTGATTGTGATTTTGGCGATCGTCGGCATGCGGCGCGCAGACAACGGAAAGAACTAA
- a CDS encoding C1 family peptidase has protein sequence MPLTRNILSAIVLANILAVHSSMIYAKPPTKQEIQESNALAQQLTALDDAARADFMKEHPGVLPESHLKLPKPTIVAFDWCNLNRVSDWHRQLNEDCWANSAVEALECSNIIRNGRRVTLSVQPILDHLKLGAVTKQEMGSQPGKADDFFLKTGTARIADYPYTGKPAEPKDMDLPFRAAAWGYVSQDGNAPTVEQLKQALLQHGPLVVDLIDTVKFHAYQGGLYNEPAPIEKSEIKGKHAVLLVGWDDTRGASGAWKIKNTWGPSWGEQGFMWIAYGSNDIARNAEWVMAASNFYTLPQQQFAQLVPEAKPMPEVHYSAVAKADNAEKPSTEKVAASTAIAEQSASPVATAQASKRSISPIQSGDLASTKQ, from the coding sequence ATGCCGCTTACCCGCAACATTCTGTCCGCCATCGTTCTGGCCAACATTTTGGCAGTTCATTCGAGCATGATTTATGCCAAGCCCCCCACCAAGCAGGAAATTCAAGAATCCAATGCTCTGGCCCAGCAACTAACCGCGCTGGACGACGCTGCCCGGGCTGATTTCATGAAAGAACACCCCGGTGTTTTGCCGGAATCGCATTTGAAATTGCCCAAGCCCACGATTGTGGCCTTCGATTGGTGCAATTTGAACCGCGTTTCGGACTGGCACCGGCAACTCAACGAAGATTGCTGGGCCAACTCTGCGGTGGAAGCGCTGGAATGCAGCAATATTATTCGCAACGGTCGCCGCGTCACACTTTCGGTGCAACCGATTTTGGACCATCTCAAGCTCGGAGCCGTTACAAAACAAGAAATGGGTTCCCAACCAGGAAAGGCAGACGACTTCTTTCTGAAAACTGGCACCGCTCGCATCGCCGATTATCCTTACACGGGAAAGCCGGCTGAACCCAAGGACATGGATCTGCCCTTTCGGGCCGCGGCCTGGGGATATGTCTCGCAGGACGGCAACGCCCCGACGGTTGAGCAACTGAAGCAGGCTTTGTTGCAGCACGGCCCGTTGGTGGTCGACTTGATCGACACGGTCAAGTTCCACGCTTATCAAGGCGGCTTGTACAACGAACCGGCTCCTATCGAAAAAAGCGAAATCAAAGGTAAGCACGCCGTCTTACTGGTCGGCTGGGACGATACCCGCGGCGCCAGCGGCGCCTGGAAAATCAAAAACACCTGGGGGCCCAGTTGGGGTGAACAGGGCTTCATGTGGATCGCCTACGGCTCCAACGACATTGCCCGCAATGCAGAATGGGTCATGGCCGCGAGCAACTTCTACACCTTGCCCCAACAACAATTTGCTCAGCTTGTTCCAGAGGCGAAGCCAATGCCCGAAGTTCACTACTCGGCAGTCGCCAAAGCCGATAATGCTGAAAAGCCCTCGACAGAAAAGGTTGCCGCCTCTACAGCCATTGCCGAACAATCCGCGAGTCCGGTGGCTACCGCTCAAGCATCCAAACGTTCTATTTCGCCAATTCAATCAGGTGATCTTGCTTCCACCAAACAATAG
- a CDS encoding DeoR/GlpR family DNA-binding transcription regulator, with amino-acid sequence MVVVDERRNRLLELIRQRGFASLSELVEALEVSESTVRRDLDFLEEGGSAKRTHGGVFYTGSSPQLPHFEERQPAQWELKKAIARRAADLIELDDTLLLDGGTTTYEVARLLVGKSLHVVTNSLPVANLLASSSATDLVLLGGYVYPRSGVTLGPYANDQLAQLNVRKTVLSVAGVNERGFYNSNLLLVETERAMMHAADRVIVVADSTKFGRQSLAHLCPLNAVQTLVVDQRLSPKWRERMTAAGVEVLVASTAESEQHKSAS; translated from the coding sequence ATGGTGGTTGTCGATGAGCGACGCAATCGTTTGTTGGAACTGATTCGGCAACGGGGTTTTGCCTCGCTCTCGGAATTGGTCGAGGCACTCGAAGTCTCCGAATCGACCGTCCGCCGCGATTTAGACTTCCTCGAAGAAGGCGGCTCGGCCAAGCGCACCCACGGCGGCGTGTTTTACACGGGCAGTTCGCCCCAATTGCCCCACTTCGAAGAGCGACAGCCTGCTCAATGGGAATTGAAAAAAGCCATTGCTCGCCGCGCCGCCGATTTAATCGAACTCGACGACACGCTCCTTTTAGATGGCGGCACCACCACCTACGAAGTCGCCCGGCTGCTCGTGGGCAAATCATTGCATGTGGTCACCAACTCTTTGCCCGTCGCAAATTTGCTGGCTTCCAGTTCGGCGACCGATTTAGTGTTGCTCGGCGGATACGTTTACCCGCGCAGCGGCGTGACGCTTGGCCCCTACGCCAACGACCAACTGGCGCAACTCAACGTGCGAAAAACCGTGCTCAGCGTGGCGGGCGTAAACGAACGTGGTTTTTACAACAGCAATTTGCTGCTGGTGGAAACGGAACGAGCCATGATGCACGCTGCCGATCGAGTCATTGTCGTCGCCGACAGCACCAAATTCGGTCGGCAAAGCTTGGCCCATTTGTGCCCGTTGAATGCGGTGCAAACCTTGGTTGTCGACCAGCGGTTGTCCCCCAAATGGCGCGAACGAATGACTGCCGCCGGCGTCGAAGTGCTCGTGGCCTCTACGGCTGAATCAGAACAACACAAATCGGCGAGTTGA